A genome region from Panicum virgatum strain AP13 chromosome 4K, P.virgatum_v5, whole genome shotgun sequence includes the following:
- the LOC120704513 gene encoding uncharacterized protein LOC120704513, translating to MHIPSSGGSTASSASTKSFVSLFPNPRKDDDKLRNKLFEFLNNFTVGSSKSPYYKAQISSMKIEDNIKMGINFQHLLEYDRELAIALCNKQERVRQFVHPVVCKFLFDEKLVDDKEQLVRKLQVNFFSMPKSIKKVSEFMTEGGGTLATSVTLAGSITGSVALDAGIMIVQRSAAELFRAHKEGLTWDEDFDTTDMLVVNDDEIRITMTPVPGKPAQQAHDLHKLGSIFMPKFIHNGKMALYFSVLAKDLRNTSEGEVTEDWYREYIIGHTTLRPSIVRYNLIDRVHQACEKFCVANSAIYTFLKESHPFYEDWRTRIPSDSSDAFYKVYWFRIQPTAGVHNLAINSDSLKLVELVHLAGLRQLTIVAPVLKELTVLSCFLCN from the exons ATGCACATTCCGAGCAGTGGTGGAAGCACAGCTTCAAGCGCTTCGACGAAATCTTTCGTAAGTCTATTCCCAAATCCTCGGAAGGATGATGACAAGCTGCGCAACAAACTGTTTGAGTTCCTCAACAA TTTTACTGTTGGTTCATCGAAATCTCCCTACTACAAGGCTCAAATTTCCTCAATGAAAATTGAAGACAACATAAAGATGGGAATAAATTTTCAGCACCTTCTTGAATATGACAGAGAATTGGCAATTGCACTATGCAATAAGCAAGAGAG GGTGCGCCAATTTGTTCATCCAGTCGTGTGCAAATTCCTGTTTGATGAAAAGCTTGTGGATGACAAAGAACAACTTGTGAGGAAGTTACAGGTTAACTTTTTCTCCATGCCCAAAAG CATAAAGAAAGTTTCTGAATTCATGACCGAAGGCGGAGGAACACTAGCTACATCTGTGACCTTAGCAGGCTCTATCACTGGGTCTGTAGCTCTTGATGCTGGAATCATGATTGTGCAGAGATCTGCTGCAGAGCTGTTCCGTGCCCATAAAGAAGGTCTTACATGGGATGAGGATTTTGACACTACAGATATGCTGGTGGTTAATGATGATGAAATCAGAATTACAATGACACCGGTTCCAGGAAAGCCTGCCCAGCAAGCACATGATTTGCACAAGCTTGGCTCAATTTTCATGCCAAAGTTCATCCATAATGGTAAAATGGCTTTGTATTTCTCAGTGTTGGCTAAAGATCTGAGAAACACCAGTGAGGGTGAGGTGACGGAAGATTGGTACAGAGAGTACATTATAGGACATACAACATTAAGGCCGTCAATAGTTCGGTACAACTTGATTGACAGGGTACACCAGGCGTGTGAGAAATTCTGTGTCGCCAACTCTGCAATATATACCTTCTTGAAAGAATCACATCCTTTCTATGAGGACTGGAGGACACGTATTCCTAGTGACTCAAGTGATGCCTTCTACAAGGTCTATTGGTTTCGAATCCAGCCAACAGCAGGTGTTCACAATCTCGCCATCAATTCTGACTCTCTCAAGCTGGTGGAGCTTGTGCACCTGGCTGGCTTACGGCAGCTCACCATCGTGGCACCGGTGCTCAAAGAGTTAACCGTGTTGAGTTGCTTCTTGTGTAATTAG